TTGGAAACCAGCACCGCATACGCCTGGCGGAAATAGGGGCTGAGCGCCTCCAGGTAAACACTGGCATGATAGGCGGGCCGGTTTTCCGCCAGCACCCGCCCCTCCCGGTCCAGAATCTTGCCGCGCACCGCCGGGATGCGCACCGTGCGGAAGGCCTGCGCCACCTGGTCCTCGGCATATTTTTTGCCGGCCACAATTTGCACATACCACAGCCCGCCCAATAAAATGAGCAGACCGGCGGCCATCACCCCCGCCAGCGCCTGCAAGGGGCGGTCACCCTGGTGCAAATTTTCCAGCATTGCCATGGTGGTTTAATGTCGTCCCCGCACAATGTCCCGGGCCATCGGCCAGCCTTGCCCCGTGGCCGTGGGATACGTGACGGCGCCCAGCAGCCGGTCCAGCCCCCGAAACAACCACGGGGTGAGGGCGCCGCCCGCCACGGTCATGAACACCCACGGCCACAGAGAGCCCCAGCCCACCAGCGGCTCATAACCAAAGGTCAGCAACAACAGCACCTGCAACAGCGGCGCCGCCGCGCTGGCCGCCAGTCCCAGGGTCACCTGCGCAAAAGTTTCCTTCCGCAAAATCACCTCCCGATTCCGCAGCACCACCACCCCGATTAGCAGGAGCGGCGCGGTTGTGCTGCCCAGCGGATTGCAGGACAGCGCATCGGCCAGCATCCCGCCCGCCAGCGCCAGCAGCATCATCCACCCCGGCGTGCAGCTCAACGCCGCATACACAATCAACGGCGGCAACAGGCTGACCTGCGCGCCCAGCCACCGTTGCGGCCAGTCCATCACGCACGGCAGAAACGCCAGCAACCAGGTGGCGCCCAGCAACAGGCTGTGGGGGAGCAGTTTCATGGCAGCAGCACCCAGACCTCCTCCAGCGCGCTGAAGTTCACCGCCAGCCGCACACGCGCCTCCACGTACAAGCCGTCCACCAGCCGCCAGTCCGCAATGTCCCCAATGGGAATGCCCGGTGGAAAAATCCCCCCCAAACCGCTGGTGACCACCCGCTGGCCGGGCTTCAACTCGGTTTGGCGGGAAAGATACGACAGCTCCACAAACTGGTTTTTCCACGAGGCCGAAGCCCCCGGCAGCACGATGCCCGAGTCCTGCGCCTCCGGCACCAGGGCGGCCACCCGGCATTTGGGATCACCCAGCAGCACCACCAGCGAGCGATGCTCCGCGCATTCATGCAAACGCCCCACCAACCCCTCCGGCGTGACCACGGGATAATTGGGCCGCAAACCATCGGCCAGGCCGGCGTCAATGTGCAGCGCGCGCCACCAGTGGGCGGGGTCCCGCCCGATCACCCGCGCCAGTTTCATTTTCCACGGCGCCTGGGCCTTCCACCCCAGATGGCGGCGGAGCGCCTCGTTTTCCCGATACCATGCGGCGGCTTGATGCTGCCGCAGGCGCAGCTCCTGGTTTTCCCGCCGCAGGCGCTCGTTTTCCTGCAGCAATTCGGCGCGGGGGACGGTGAGGGCGCCAGCCTGCTCCACAACGCGGCCGGTGGTTTGGGAGAGGCCAAAGAGAGGAAGAAACAGGGCGGCGGCGCCCTGCTTGAGGCGCGCGGTGGCGCGCTCCGGCAGGCCCATCAGCAGGAGGGCCGCCAGCGCCGCCGCGCCTAACATCCACCAATGTTGTTTGCGTAACATTTCGCCGCCACGTCCCGCGTGGAGGCGAACGCCGCGCCAGGGCATTAACCTCTGGGCTGCGAAGTAACCCGCTTCAAGAACTCCATTTCCTGCAACACCCGCCCGGTGCCTTCGGCCACGGCGGTGAGGGGGTCGTCGGCAATGTGCACCGGCAGGCCGGTCTCCTCGGAGATCATCCGGTCAATGCCGCGCAACAGCGCGCCGCCGCCCGCCACCACGATGCCGCGGTCCACCAAATCAGCGGACAATTCCGGCGGGCATCGTTCCAGCGTGATGCGCACAG
This is a stretch of genomic DNA from Fontisphaera persica. It encodes these proteins:
- the mreC gene encoding rod shape-determining protein MreC yields the protein MLRKQHWWMLGAAALAALLLMGLPERATARLKQGAAALFLPLFGLSQTTGRVVEQAGALTVPRAELLQENERLRRENQELRLRQHQAAAWYRENEALRRHLGWKAQAPWKMKLARVIGRDPAHWWRALHIDAGLADGLRPNYPVVTPEGLVGRLHECAEHRSLVVLLGDPKCRVAALVPEAQDSGIVLPGASASWKNQFVELSYLSRQTELKPGQRVVTSGLGGIFPPGIPIGDIADWRLVDGLYVEARVRLAVNFSALEEVWVLLP